From Mus musculus strain C57BL/6J chromosome 8, GRCm38.p6 C57BL/6J, a single genomic window includes:
- the Fbxl8 gene encoding F-box/LRR-repeat protein 8 isoform X2: MGELVDNLPEEVLALIFRDLPLRDLAVATRVCRAWAAAAANSTVWSDKSISCDCELEDLLPPYLSSCLDHIHNLRLEYEPSKKPSRGTATELLTALASRAPRLRGLRLECRGEKPLFDAGQDILGAVHAVCGAAHQLRHLDLRHLPYTLDDTLVLKAAAGCPELRSLFLDNHALVNSVQPTSVLKLLEACPHLRALGLHLASMSRAALELLAAPHRSPFALLALRCACPEDARASPLPDEAWATLSCRHPGLEVELELEPVLPDEAVTRILQPAVPVAVLRLNLSGDTVGPVRFATRHYAETLRALEVRASASPELHTALEELAARCAGLREIHCFCVVRPSVLDAFRAHCPRLRSYTLKLKREPHPWRPTLVR, from the exons ATGGGGGAGCTGGTCGACAATCTGCCAGAGGAAGTGTTGGCGCTCATCTTCCGTGACCTGCCTCTCAGGGACCTTGCTGTAGCCACCAGAGTCTGCAGGGCCTGGGCGGCGGCTGCCGCCAACAGCACCGTGTGGTCTGATAAAAGCATCAG TTGTGACTGTGAGCTGGAAGACTTGTTGCCACCATATCTGTCCTCCTGCCTGGACCACATTCACAACCTAAGGCTGGAATATGAGCCATCAAAGAAGCCCAGCCGCGGAACGGCCACCGAGCTGCTGACCGCTCTGGCCAGCCGAGCCCCAAGGCTCCGAGGCCTGCGCTTGGAGTGCCGCGGAGAGAAACCGCTTTTTGATGCGGGCCAGGACATCCTGGGAGCTGTGCACGCAGTCTGCGGAGCTGCTCACCAACTTCGCCACCTCGACCTGCGCCACTTGCCCTACACGCTGGACGACACTCTGGTGCTTAAGGCTGCTGCTGGCTGTCCCGAGCTCCGCAGTCTTTTCCTGGACAACCATGCACTGGTGAACAGCGTGCAGCCCACTTCTGTGCTCAAACTACTGGAGGCCTGTCCTCACTTGCGCGCCCTTGGACTGCACCTTGCTAGTATGTCGCGCGCCGCGCTGGAATTGCTAGCCGCTCCGCATCGCTCCCCTTTTGCACTTCTGGCACTGAGGTGCGCGTGCCCCGAAGATGCTCGTGCTTCCCCTCTGCCTGATGAAGCCTGGGCGACGCTGAGTTGCCGCCATCCTGGGCTGGaggtggagctggagctggagcctgTGCTTCCAGATGAGGCCGTGACGCGCATCCTGCAACCAGCAGTACCAGTGGCTGTGCTGCGTCTCAACCTCTCCGGTGACACTGTAGGACCCGTGCGCTTCGCAACGCGCCACTACGCTGAAACTTTGCGCGCCCTCGAGGTGCGCGCGTCCGCATCCCCGGAGTTGCACACCGCGCTGGAGGAGCTGGCGGCGCGCTGCGCGGGCTTGAGAGAAATACACTGCTTCTGCGTGGTGAGACCCTCGGTACTGGACGCCTTCCGAGCGCACTGTCCGCGCCTGCGCAGCTATACGCTCAAGCTAAAGCGTGAGCCGCATCCCTGGCGGCCCACACTGGTGCGGTGA
- the Fbxl8 gene encoding F-box/LRR-repeat protein 8 isoform X1, which translates to MEIPVIGKRQSERHIEMTLQLRALAALLEDLSSIPASHTAARSYGCNFSSRDSNTPFWPPQTPGTPVVHGHTCSCDCELEDLLPPYLSSCLDHIHNLRLEYEPSKKPSRGTATELLTALASRAPRLRGLRLECRGEKPLFDAGQDILGAVHAVCGAAHQLRHLDLRHLPYTLDDTLVLKAAAGCPELRSLFLDNHALVNSVQPTSVLKLLEACPHLRALGLHLASMSRAALELLAAPHRSPFALLALRCACPEDARASPLPDEAWATLSCRHPGLEVELELEPVLPDEAVTRILQPAVPVAVLRLNLSGDTVGPVRFATRHYAETLRALEVRASASPELHTALEELAARCAGLREIHCFCVVRPSVLDAFRAHCPRLRSYTLKLKREPHPWRPTLVR; encoded by the exons ATGGAAATTCCTGTCATAGGCAAGAGGCAAAGTGAAAGGCACATAGAAATGACtcttcagttaagagcactagcggctcttctagaagacctgagttcgattcctgcCTCGCACACAGCAGCTCGAAGCTATGGCTGTAATTTCAGCTCTAGGGATTCCaacacccccttctggcctcctcagacaccAGGCACGCCTGTGGTGCacggacatacatgcag TTGTGACTGTGAGCTGGAAGACTTGTTGCCACCATATCTGTCCTCCTGCCTGGACCACATTCACAACCTAAGGCTGGAATATGAGCCATCAAAGAAGCCCAGCCGCGGAACGGCCACCGAGCTGCTGACCGCTCTGGCCAGCCGAGCCCCAAGGCTCCGAGGCCTGCGCTTGGAGTGCCGCGGAGAGAAACCGCTTTTTGATGCGGGCCAGGACATCCTGGGAGCTGTGCACGCAGTCTGCGGAGCTGCTCACCAACTTCGCCACCTCGACCTGCGCCACTTGCCCTACACGCTGGACGACACTCTGGTGCTTAAGGCTGCTGCTGGCTGTCCCGAGCTCCGCAGTCTTTTCCTGGACAACCATGCACTGGTGAACAGCGTGCAGCCCACTTCTGTGCTCAAACTACTGGAGGCCTGTCCTCACTTGCGCGCCCTTGGACTGCACCTTGCTAGTATGTCGCGCGCCGCGCTGGAATTGCTAGCCGCTCCGCATCGCTCCCCTTTTGCACTTCTGGCACTGAGGTGCGCGTGCCCCGAAGATGCTCGTGCTTCCCCTCTGCCTGATGAAGCCTGGGCGACGCTGAGTTGCCGCCATCCTGGGCTGGaggtggagctggagctggagcctgTGCTTCCAGATGAGGCCGTGACGCGCATCCTGCAACCAGCAGTACCAGTGGCTGTGCTGCGTCTCAACCTCTCCGGTGACACTGTAGGACCCGTGCGCTTCGCAACGCGCCACTACGCTGAAACTTTGCGCGCCCTCGAGGTGCGCGCGTCCGCATCCCCGGAGTTGCACACCGCGCTGGAGGAGCTGGCGGCGCGCTGCGCGGGCTTGAGAGAAATACACTGCTTCTGCGTGGTGAGACCCTCGGTACTGGACGCCTTCCGAGCGCACTGTCCGCGCCTGCGCAGCTATACGCTCAAGCTAAAGCGTGAGCCGCATCCCTGGCGGCCCACACTGGTGCGGTGA